The following coding sequences lie in one Planctomycetota bacterium genomic window:
- a CDS encoding sugar phosphate isomerase/epimerase family protein has product MPPLAVFPKGFFDALVARRMSLWEWIDLAGRLDVEGIELYPRFFPDFEKATLARARREANARGLEIPMMCNSPDFTQPDPADRAREVERARRMIEVTAELGGRYCRVLSGQNRPGLREEEAMKWVADCLWALVPHAERAGVVLCMENHYKDGLWEYPEFAQSHRRYLAILEAVDSPWLKAQYDPSNAVVAGEDPYELLERVLPRLATMQASDRYLEGGTIEDLRRMARDPQHGYAKIVRHGVIGRGLNDYDRIFGTLARAGYSGWVSIEDGDGPTVEEGMRNLEESVRFLREKFALHFGGGGDE; this is encoded by the coding sequence ATGCCTCCTCTGGCCGTCTTCCCCAAGGGCTTCTTCGACGCGCTCGTGGCGCGCCGGATGAGCCTCTGGGAGTGGATCGACCTGGCCGGGCGGCTGGACGTGGAGGGGATCGAGCTTTACCCGCGCTTCTTTCCGGACTTCGAGAAGGCCACGCTGGCCCGGGCGCGGCGCGAGGCGAACGCCCGCGGCCTGGAGATCCCGATGATGTGCAATTCGCCCGATTTCACTCAGCCGGATCCGGCCGACCGGGCCCGCGAGGTCGAGCGCGCGCGGCGGATGATCGAGGTCACCGCCGAGCTCGGGGGACGCTACTGCCGCGTCCTTTCGGGCCAGAACCGCCCGGGCCTGCGGGAGGAGGAGGCGATGAAATGGGTGGCGGACTGCCTCTGGGCGCTCGTGCCGCACGCCGAGCGGGCGGGGGTGGTCCTCTGCATGGAGAACCACTACAAGGACGGCCTGTGGGAGTATCCGGAGTTCGCGCAGAGCCACCGGCGGTACCTGGCGATCCTCGAGGCGGTCGATTCCCCCTGGCTCAAGGCCCAGTATGACCCTTCCAACGCCGTCGTGGCGGGAGAGGACCCGTACGAGCTTCTCGAGCGGGTGCTTCCCCGGCTGGCGACGATGCAGGCGTCGGACCGCTACCTCGAGGGGGGCACGATCGAGGACCTGCGCCGGATGGCGCGCGACCCGCAGCACGGCTACGCGAAGATCGTGCGTCACGGAGTCATCGGCCGGGGCCTGAACGACTACGACCGGATCTTCGGGACGCTGGCCCGGGCCGGATATTCCGGCTGGGTGTCGATCGAGGACGGGGACGGTCCCACGGTGGAGGAGGGGATGCGGAACCTGGAGGAGAGCGTGCGGTTCCTGCGCGAGAAATTCGCCCTGCACTTCGGAGGAGGGGGAGATGAGTAG
- a CDS encoding oxidoreductase — MSRRLEGKNALVTGSTQGLGAVIARAFAREGARVAVTGLPPEKGREVAASLGNGSVFVPGNLADVEETRGVAREALRALGEIDILVNNAANVERSTLEDFTPELFDRQFHINVRAPLLLAQELLGSLRRRRGVVINIGSINAHVGWPNLLVYSATKAALLTVSRNLANALKYARVRVHCLNPGWMDTDGERVMMARLGHPPDFLEREGKRLPLGRLLKPEEVAELVVHLAGDGAAAFSGIVADLEQYPIGVLCHPEDTEPMQ, encoded by the coding sequence ATGAGTAGGCGGCTGGAGGGGAAGAACGCGCTCGTCACGGGGAGCACCCAGGGGCTGGGGGCCGTGATCGCCCGGGCGTTTGCGCGGGAGGGGGCGCGGGTGGCGGTGACGGGGCTTCCTCCGGAGAAGGGACGCGAGGTGGCGGCCTCGCTCGGGAACGGGTCGGTCTTCGTGCCCGGGAATCTGGCCGACGTCGAAGAGACGCGGGGCGTCGCCCGGGAGGCGCTGCGGGCGCTCGGGGAGATCGACATCCTGGTCAACAACGCCGCCAACGTCGAGCGCTCGACGCTCGAGGACTTCACGCCGGAACTGTTCGACCGGCAGTTTCACATCAACGTGCGCGCTCCGCTCCTTCTGGCGCAGGAGCTTCTGGGGTCGCTGCGCCGCCGGCGCGGGGTGGTGATCAACATCGGCAGCATCAACGCCCATGTCGGCTGGCCGAACCTTCTGGTGTACTCGGCCACGAAAGCGGCGCTCCTGACGGTTTCGCGGAACCTGGCCAACGCCCTCAAGTACGCCCGGGTGCGGGTGCACTGCCTGAATCCCGGGTGGATGGACACGGACGGCGAACGGGTCATGATGGCCCGGCTCGGGCATCCTCCGGACTTCCTGGAACGGGAGGGGAAGCGCCTGCCTCTGGGGCGCCTGCTGAAGCCCGAAGAGGTGGCCGAGCTGGTGGTGCACCTGGCCGGCGACGGAGCGGCGGCGTTCAGCGGGATCGTGGCGGACCTCGAGCAGTACCCGATCGGGGTGCTCTGCCATCCCGAGGACACGGAGCCGATGCAATGA
- a CDS encoding orotidine 5'-phosphate decarboxylase / HUMPS family protein, translating into MKKVLDGTPKVQISLDLQTLSDALPTAALAVEAGVDWLEAGTPLILGEGLHAVRALRERHPEHPIVADLKTMDAGYLEAEMMFRAGATFVVVMAQAHEHTIREAVRAARHYGGYVMGDLMLHPDKVAMARKMEAWGVDVLIVHTGYDERHAEPGKSPLDDLRRVRAAVRVPLQAVGGLSFDQAAECPRLGAELVVIGAPLAVADRELKPGADAPRLREILREFVRRVKGA; encoded by the coding sequence ATGAAGAAAGTGCTCGACGGAACGCCCAAGGTGCAGATCTCGCTCGATCTTCAGACGCTTTCGGACGCTTTGCCGACCGCGGCGCTGGCCGTGGAAGCCGGGGTGGACTGGCTCGAGGCGGGAACGCCCCTCATCCTCGGCGAGGGCCTGCACGCCGTGCGGGCGCTCCGGGAGCGCCACCCGGAACATCCGATCGTGGCGGATCTGAAGACAATGGACGCGGGGTATCTCGAGGCGGAGATGATGTTCCGCGCGGGGGCCACCTTCGTCGTGGTCATGGCCCAGGCGCACGAGCACACGATCCGGGAGGCGGTGCGGGCGGCGCGGCACTACGGCGGCTACGTGATGGGGGACCTCATGCTCCATCCGGACAAGGTCGCCATGGCGCGGAAGATGGAGGCGTGGGGGGTGGACGTGCTCATCGTGCACACGGGCTACGACGAGCGGCACGCCGAGCCGGGGAAGTCTCCGCTGGACGATCTTCGCCGGGTGCGCGCGGCGGTGCGGGTGCCGCTTCAGGCGGTCGGAGGGCTCTCGTTCGACCAGGCGGCGGAATGTCCGCGGCTGGGCGCGGAGCTGGTCGTGATCGGGGCGCCGCTGGCGGTGGCGGACCGGGAGCTCAAGCCGGGGGCCGACGCTCCGCGGCTCCGGGAGATTCTTCGGGAATTCGTTCGGCGCGTGAAGGGGGCCTGA
- a CDS encoding zinc-binding dehydrogenase has protein sequence MEKTMPAVVQFDLRKGAVELREMPVPEPGPGEVLLRVRGVGVCGSDVHQYHNTQSWTVRVPVVLGHEFCGTVAALGPGVRGFSEGDFVASETAAVIDEGCPLTRQGMYNLDPGRRGFGYEMHGAMAGYVKVPARCLHRVPPGVAPEVAAMTEPCCVAYQATVVNARVRPGDLVVVIGPGPIGLLCATMARLSGAGKVVIVGTARDRGRLEVGLKAGATHAAEVPRDDVGALLKDLGDGLGADVVIDAAGASAALRSALEWVRPAGQICKVGWGPQPLDFSLDPLVKKAVTLQGSFSHTWPVWERVLSMLGSGQLDVRPYLSRVAPLSEWKDCFDGMHEGRYIKAVLTP, from the coding sequence ATGGAAAAAACGATGCCGGCGGTGGTGCAGTTCGATCTCCGCAAGGGCGCGGTGGAGCTCCGGGAGATGCCGGTGCCGGAGCCCGGACCGGGGGAGGTTCTGCTGCGCGTCCGGGGCGTGGGGGTCTGCGGGAGCGACGTCCACCAGTACCACAACACGCAATCCTGGACGGTGCGGGTGCCGGTGGTGCTCGGGCACGAGTTCTGCGGGACGGTGGCGGCGCTCGGGCCGGGCGTGCGCGGATTCTCCGAGGGGGATTTCGTCGCCAGCGAGACGGCGGCGGTGATCGACGAAGGGTGCCCTCTGACGCGGCAGGGGATGTACAACCTCGATCCGGGACGCCGCGGGTTCGGCTACGAGATGCACGGGGCGATGGCCGGGTACGTCAAGGTTCCGGCCCGGTGCCTCCACCGGGTTCCCCCGGGAGTGGCTCCCGAGGTGGCGGCGATGACGGAGCCCTGCTGCGTGGCCTACCAGGCGACGGTGGTGAACGCGCGGGTGCGTCCGGGGGATCTCGTCGTAGTGATCGGTCCGGGGCCGATCGGGCTTCTGTGCGCGACGATGGCGCGCCTGTCGGGGGCGGGGAAGGTGGTGATCGTGGGGACGGCGCGGGACCGGGGGCGCCTGGAGGTGGGCCTCAAGGCGGGGGCCACGCACGCCGCGGAGGTGCCCCGGGACGACGTGGGGGCGCTGCTGAAGGATCTCGGAGACGGGCTGGGGGCGGACGTCGTCATCGACGCGGCGGGGGCGTCGGCGGCGCTGCGGTCGGCGCTGGAGTGGGTGCGCCCGGCGGGCCAGATCTGCAAGGTGGGGTGGGGCCCGCAGCCGCTGGACTTCTCGCTCGATCCGCTCGTCAAGAAGGCGGTGACGCTCCAGGGGAGCTTCAGTCACACGTGGCCCGTGTGGGAGCGGGTCCTTTCGATGCTCGGGTCGGGGCAGCTCGATGTGCGGCCGTATCTCTCCCGCGTGGCGCCGCTGTCCGAGTGGAAGGACTGTTTCGACGGCAT